From a region of the Pukyongiella litopenaei genome:
- the rplJ gene encoding 50S ribosomal protein L10, producing the protein MDRAQKEKVVEELGQIFESSGVVVVAHYVGLTVAEMQDLRARARDAGGAVRVAKNRLAKIALEGKPCESMSDLLTGMTVLTYSEDPVAAAKVAEDFAKENKKFEILGGAMGENALDRKGVEAVSKMPSREELIASIVGCIGAPASNIAGAIGAPASNIASILSTIEEKAEAA; encoded by the coding sequence GTGGATAGAGCCCAGAAAGAGAAAGTGGTCGAGGAACTCGGCCAGATCTTCGAAAGCTCTGGCGTCGTGGTGGTTGCCCACTACGTCGGTCTGACAGTTGCCGAGATGCAGGACCTGCGCGCGCGTGCTCGCGATGCGGGCGGGGCCGTGCGTGTTGCCAAGAACAGGCTCGCCAAGATCGCCCTCGAGGGGAAGCCGTGTGAAAGCATGTCTGACCTGCTGACGGGGATGACCGTGCTGACCTATTCCGAGGACCCCGTGGCGGCAGCCAAGGTGGCCGAGGACTTTGCCAAGGAGAACAAGAAGTTCGAGATCCTTGGCGGGGCCATGGGTGAGAATGCACTGGACCGCAAAGGCGTCGAAGCCGTGTCCAAGATGCCGTCGCGCGAGGAGCTCATCGCTTCCATCGTCGGCTGCATCGGCGCACCTGCCTCGAATATCGCCGGCGCGATTGGCGCACCTGCAAGCAACATCGCAAGCATCCTTTCGACCATCGAAGAGAAGGCGGAAGCTGCGTAG
- the rplL gene encoding 50S ribosomal protein L7/L12: protein MADLKKLAEEIVGLTLLEAQELKTILKDEYGIEPAAGGAVMMAGPAGDAGGAAEEEKTEFDVVLKNAGASKINVIKEVRGITGLGLKEAKELVEAGGKIKEGVSKEEAEEVKGKLEAAGAEVELA, encoded by the coding sequence ATGGCTGATCTGAAGAAACTGGCAGAAGAGATCGTTGGTCTGACCCTGCTGGAAGCCCAGGAACTGAAAACCATCCTCAAGGACGAATACGGCATCGAGCCCGCCGCCGGCGGCGCAGTGATGATGGCCGGTCCCGCAGGCGACGCCGGTGGCGCAGCCGAAGAGGAAAAGACCGAATTTGACGTCGTGCTGAAGAATGCCGGCGCCTCCAAGATCAACGTGATCAAGGAAGTGCGCGGCATCACCGGCCTGGGCCTGAAAGAGGCCAAGGAACTGGTCGAGGCCGGCGGCAAGATCAAGGAAGGTGTCTCGAAAGAGGAAGCCGAAGAAGTCAAGGGCAAGCTGGAAGCAGCTGGCGCAGAGGTCGAACTCGCGTAG
- the rpoB gene encoding DNA-directed RNA polymerase subunit beta, whose product MAQSFIGQKRLRKYYGKIREVLEMPNLIEVQKSSYDLFLNSGDAPQPTDGEGIMGVFQSVFPIKDFNETSVLEFVKYELEKPKYDVEECQQRDMTYSAPLKVTLRLIVFDVDEDTGAKSVKDIKEQDVFMGDMPLMTPNGTFIVNGTERVIVSQMHRSPGVFFDHDKGKTHSSGKLLFACRIIPYRGSWLDFEFDAKDIVFARIDRRRKLPVTTLLYALGLDQEGIMDAYYNTVSYRLEKSRGWATPFFPDRVRSTRPTFDLVDAGSGEVIAEAGKKVTPRKVNEWLKDGSVTELLVPFDHIVGKFVARDIINEETGAIYVEAGDELTLEYDKDGDLIGGTVKDLIDAGITDIPVLDIDNINVGPYMRNTMAQDKNMNRETALMDIYRVMRPGEPPTVEAASALFDTLFFDNERYDLSAVGRVKMNMRLALDKPDTQRTLDREDIVACIKALVELRDGKGDVDDIDHLGNRRVRSVGELMENQYRVGLLRMERAIKERMSSVEIDTVMPQDLINAKPAAAAVREFFGSSQLSQFMDQTNPLSEVTHKRRLSALGPGGLTRERAGFEVRDVHPTHYGRMCPIETPEGPNIGLINSLATFARVNKYGFIETPYRVVNEGHVTDEVHYMSATEEMRHTVAQANATLDENGNFINELVSTRQSGDYTLAPRENVDLIDVSPKQLVSVAASLIPFLENDDANRALMGSNMQRQAVPLLRAEAPLVGTGIEGKVAIDSGAAIQARRAGIIDQVDAQRIVIRATEDLELGDAGVDIYRMRKFQRSNQNTCINQRPLVKVGDTVRKGEVIADGPSTDMGELALGKNVVVAFMPWNGYNYEDSILISERIARDDVFTSIHIEEFEVAARDTKLGPEEITRDIPNVGEEALRNLDEAGIVYIGADVEPGDILVGKITPKGESPMTPEEKLLRAIFGEKASDVRDTSLRVKPGDFGTVVEVRVFNRHGIDKDERALQIEREEIERLARDRDDEMAILDRNIYARLRGLILGKTAVKGPKGVKSGSEITEELLDTLTRGQWWQLALGEEADAQVVEALNEQYEAQKRALDARFEDKVEKVRRGDDLPPGVMKMVKVFVAVKRKLQPGDKMAGRHGNKGVISKVVPMEDMPFLSDGTPVDFCLNPLGVPSRMNVGQILETHMGWAARGLGLRIDDALGDYRRSGDLTPVREAMAHAYGEDVYDEGISNMDEAELVEAAGNVTRGVPIATPVFDGAKEADVNDALIRAGFDTSGQSVLFDGRTGEQFARPVTVGIKYLLKLHHLVDDKIHARSTGPYSLVTQQPLGGKAQFGGQRFGEMEVWALEAYGAAYTLQEMLTVKSDDVAGRTKVYESIVKGEDNFEAGVPESFNVLVKEVRGLGLNMELLDAEVDE is encoded by the coding sequence ATGGCTCAGTCCTTCATCGGCCAGAAACGTCTTCGCAAGTATTACGGCAAGATCCGCGAAGTGCTGGAGATGCCGAACCTGATCGAGGTCCAGAAATCCTCGTATGATCTGTTCCTGAATTCCGGCGATGCGCCCCAGCCCACCGATGGCGAGGGCATCATGGGCGTGTTTCAGTCGGTCTTTCCGATCAAGGATTTCAACGAGACCAGCGTGCTGGAATTCGTGAAATACGAGCTGGAAAAGCCGAAATACGATGTCGAGGAATGCCAGCAGCGCGACATGACCTACAGCGCGCCGCTCAAGGTGACGCTGAGGCTGATCGTGTTCGATGTCGACGAGGATACCGGCGCCAAATCCGTCAAGGACATCAAGGAACAGGACGTGTTCATGGGCGACATGCCCCTGATGACGCCCAACGGCACGTTCATCGTCAACGGCACCGAACGCGTGATCGTGTCGCAGATGCACCGCTCGCCCGGCGTGTTCTTCGACCATGACAAGGGCAAGACCCACAGCTCGGGCAAGCTGCTGTTCGCCTGCCGGATCATCCCCTATCGCGGGTCGTGGCTGGATTTCGAATTCGACGCCAAGGACATCGTCTTTGCCCGGATCGACCGCCGCCGCAAGCTGCCGGTGACCACGCTGCTCTATGCGCTGGGCCTCGACCAGGAAGGCATCATGGATGCCTATTACAACACTGTCAGCTATCGGCTGGAGAAGTCCCGCGGCTGGGCCACGCCGTTCTTCCCCGACCGCGTGCGCAGCACCCGCCCGACCTTCGATCTGGTCGATGCGGGTTCGGGCGAGGTGATCGCGGAGGCCGGCAAGAAGGTCACGCCGCGCAAGGTGAACGAATGGCTGAAGGACGGTTCCGTCACCGAACTGCTGGTACCGTTCGACCATATCGTCGGCAAATTCGTCGCCCGTGACATCATCAACGAGGAAACCGGCGCGATCTATGTCGAAGCCGGGGACGAGCTGACGCTGGAATACGACAAGGACGGCGACCTGATCGGCGGCACCGTCAAGGACCTGATCGATGCGGGCATCACCGACATCCCGGTTCTGGACATCGACAACATCAATGTCGGCCCCTACATGCGCAACACCATGGCGCAGGACAAGAACATGAACCGCGAAACCGCGCTCATGGACATCTACCGCGTCATGCGCCCGGGCGAACCGCCCACCGTCGAGGCCGCCAGCGCGCTGTTCGACACGCTGTTCTTCGACAACGAACGCTATGACCTGTCCGCCGTGGGCCGGGTCAAGATGAACATGCGCCTCGCGCTCGACAAGCCGGACACCCAGCGCACGCTGGACCGCGAAGACATCGTCGCCTGCATCAAGGCGCTGGTGGAACTGCGCGACGGCAAGGGCGACGTGGACGACATCGACCACCTGGGCAACCGCCGGGTGCGGTCCGTCGGCGAGCTGATGGAAAACCAGTATCGCGTCGGCCTGCTGCGGATGGAGCGCGCGATCAAGGAACGCATGTCCTCTGTCGAGATCGACACCGTCATGCCGCAGGACCTGATCAACGCCAAGCCGGCCGCGGCCGCGGTGCGCGAATTCTTCGGCTCGAGCCAGCTGTCGCAGTTCATGGACCAGACCAACCCGCTGTCCGAGGTCACCCACAAGCGGCGTCTGTCGGCGCTCGGGCCGGGCGGCCTGACCCGCGAACGCGCCGGCTTCGAGGTGCGCGACGTGCACCCGACCCACTATGGCCGGATGTGCCCGATCGAGACGCCGGAAGGCCCGAATATCGGTCTTATCAACAGCCTCGCGACCTTTGCCCGCGTCAACAAATACGGGTTCATCGAAACCCCGTATCGCGTGGTCAACGAAGGGCATGTGACCGACGAGGTCCACTATATGTCCGCGACCGAGGAAATGCGTCACACCGTGGCGCAGGCCAACGCGACGCTGGACGAGAACGGCAATTTCATCAACGAACTGGTCAGCACCCGCCAGTCCGGCGACTACACGCTGGCGCCGCGTGAAAACGTGGACCTGATCGACGTGAGCCCGAAACAGCTGGTGTCGGTTGCCGCCTCGCTGATCCCGTTCCTCGAGAACGACGACGCCAACCGCGCGCTGATGGGGTCGAACATGCAACGCCAGGCGGTGCCGCTGCTGCGCGCCGAGGCACCGCTGGTCGGCACCGGGATCGAGGGCAAGGTTGCCATCGACTCGGGCGCGGCCATCCAGGCCCGCCGGGCCGGCATCATCGACCAGGTCGACGCGCAGCGGATCGTGATCCGCGCCACCGAGGATCTGGAACTGGGCGATGCCGGGGTCGACATCTACCGGATGCGCAAGTTCCAGCGGTCGAACCAGAACACCTGCATCAACCAGCGGCCGCTGGTGAAGGTGGGCGACACCGTCCGCAAGGGCGAGGTGATCGCCGACGGTCCGTCCACCGACATGGGTGAACTGGCGCTGGGCAAGAACGTGGTCGTCGCGTTCATGCCGTGGAACGGCTACAACTACGAGGACTCGATCCTGATCTCGGAACGCATCGCGCGCGACGACGTGTTCACCTCGATCCATATCGAGGAATTCGAGGTTGCCGCCCGCGATACCAAGCTGGGGCCGGAAGAGATCACCCGCGACATTCCGAACGTGGGCGAAGAGGCGCTGCGCAACCTCGATGAGGCCGGCATCGTCTATATCGGCGCCGATGTCGAACCGGGTGACATCCTGGTGGGCAAGATCACCCCCAAGGGCGAAAGCCCGATGACGCCGGAAGAAAAGCTCCTGCGCGCCATCTTCGGTGAAAAGGCCAGCGACGTGCGCGACACCTCGCTGCGGGTCAAGCCGGGCGATTTCGGCACCGTGGTCGAGGTTCGCGTGTTCAACCGCCACGGCATCGACAAGGACGAGCGGGCGCTTCAGATCGAACGGGAAGAGATCGAACGGCTCGCCCGCGACCGCGACGACGAGATGGCGATCCTCGATCGCAACATCTATGCCCGTCTCCGGGGGCTGATCCTCGGCAAGACCGCGGTGAAGGGGCCCAAGGGCGTCAAGTCCGGTTCCGAGATCACCGAGGAACTGCTGGACACGCTGACCCGCGGCCAGTGGTGGCAACTGGCGCTCGGGGAGGAGGCCGACGCGCAGGTGGTCGAGGCTCTAAACGAGCAGTACGAGGCGCAGAAACGCGCGCTCGACGCCCGTTTCGAGGACAAGGTCGAAAAGGTCCGCCGCGGCGACGACCTGCCGCCGGGCGTGATGAAGATGGTCAAGGTGTTCGTGGCGGTGAAGCGCAAGCTGCAGCCGGGCGACAAGATGGCCGGCCGTCACGGGAACAAGGGCGTGATCTCGAAAGTGGTGCCGATGGAGGACATGCCGTTCCTCTCCGACGGGACCCCGGTCGATTTCTGCCTCAACCCGCTGGGCGTGCCGTCGCGGATGAATGTCGGCCAGATCCTCGAAACCCACATGGGCTGGGCCGCGCGCGGCCTGGGCCTGCGGATCGACGACGCGCTGGGCGATTACCGCCGCTCGGGCGACCTGACCCCGGTGCGCGAAGCGATGGCCCACGCCTATGGCGAGGATGTCTATGACGAGGGTATCTCGAACATGGACGAAGCCGAACTGGTCGAGGCGGCGGGCAACGTCACCCGTGGCGTGCCGATCGCGACCCCGGTCTTCGACGGCGCCAAGGAAGCCGACGTGAACGACGCGCTGATCCGCGCCGGGTTCGACACCTCGGGCCAGTCGGTCCTGTTCGACGGCCGGACCGGCGAACAGTTCGCGCGCCCGGTGACCGTGGGCATCAAGTACCTGCTGAAACTGCACCACCTGGTGGACGACAAGATCCACGCGCGTTCGACCGGGCCCTACAGCCTGGTGACCCAGCAGCCGCTGGGCGGCAAGGCGCAGTTCGGTGGCCAGCGTTTCGGGGAAATGGAGGTCTGGGCGCTCGAAGCCTATGGCGCCGCCTACACCCTGCAGGAGATGCTGACCGTCAAGTCGGATGACGTGGCAGGCCGGACCAAGGTCTATGAATCGATCGTCAAGGGCGAAGACAACTTCGAAGCGGGCGTGCCGGAATCGTTCAACGTTCTGGTGAAGGAAGTCCGCGGCCTCGGCCTGAACATGGAACTCCTGGATGCGGAGGTCGACGAGTGA
- the rpoC gene encoding DNA-directed RNA polymerase subunit beta', with product MNQELTNNPFNPLTPPKVFDEIKVSLASPERILSWSYGEIKKPETINYRTFKPERDGLFCARIFGPIKDYECLCGKYKRMKYRGVVCEKCGVEVTLQKVRRERMGHIELAAPVAHIWFLKSLPSRIGLMLDMTLRDLERVLYFENYVVIDPGLTDLSEGQMLTEEEFMDAQDAYGMDAFSANIGAEAIREMLAKIDLESEAERLREDLKEATGELKPKKIIKRLKVVEHFIESGNRPEWMVLTVIPVIPPELRPLVPLDGGRFATSDLNDLYRRVINRNNRLKRLIELRAPDIIVRNEKRMLQESVDALFDNGRRGRVITGANKRPLKSLSDMLKGKQGRFRQNLLGKRVDFSGRSVIVTGPELKLHQCGLPKKMALELFKPFIYSRLEAKGLSSTVKQAKKLVEKERPEVWDILDEVIREHPVMLNRAPTLHRLGIQAFEPTLIEGKAIQLHPLVCSAFNADFDGDQMAVHVPLSLEAQLEARVLMMSTNNVLSPANGSPIIVPSQDMILGLYYVTLDREGMKGEGKVFGSIEEVEHALNAGEVHLHSRITARIPQIDEEGNEVLKRYETTPGRVRLGALLPKNVKAPFDLVNKLLRKKEVQQVIDTVYRYCGQKESVIFCDQIMVMGFREAFKAGISFGKDDMVIPEDKWGIVEDTRGQVKDFEQQYMDGLITQGEKYNKVVDAWSKCNDRVTDAMMNTISAVAKDDDGSDKEPNSVYMMAHSGARGSVTQMKQLGGMRGLMAKPNGDIIETPIISNFKEGLTVLEYFNSTHGARKGLSDTALKTANSGYLTRRLVDVAQDCIVRQQDCGTERAITAEAAVNDGEVVASLAERVLGRVAADDILRPGTDEVIVAAGQLIDERMSDTIDEAGVQSARIRSPLTCEAEEGVCAMCYGRDLARGTMVNTGEAVGIIAAQSIGEPGTQLTMRTFHIGGVAQGGQQSFLEASQQGVVAFENANTLENAAGEVLVMGRNMKLVIRDENGEERASHKLGYGTRLFVKDGDKVARGDKLFEWDPYTLPIIAEKAGTAKFVDLVGGIAVRDETDDATGMTQKIVIDWRAAPKGNDLKPEIILVGEDGEPVRNEAGNPVTYPMSVDAILSVEDGQQLQAGDVVARIPREGAKTKDITGGLPRVAELFEARRPKDHAIIAEIDGYVRFGRDYKNKRRISIEPADESMEPAEYMVPKGKHIPVQEGDFVQKGDYIMDGNPAPHDILSIMGVEALADYMIDEVQDVYRLQGVKINDKHIEVIVRQMLQKWEILESGDTTLLKGEHVDKQEFDTANEKALAQGARPAQGEPILLGITKASLQTRSFISAASFQETTRVLTEASVQGKKDKLVGLKENVIVGRLIPAGTGGATQRVRRIAQDRDNVVIEARREEAEAAAALAAPAEDTMGDPFGDTLVETPENRD from the coding sequence ATGAACCAGGAACTGACCAACAACCCGTTTAACCCGCTGACACCGCCGAAGGTGTTCGACGAGATCAAGGTTTCGCTGGCGAGCCCGGAACGGATCCTGTCGTGGTCCTACGGCGAGATCAAGAAACCGGAAACCATCAACTACCGCACGTTCAAGCCGGAACGCGACGGGCTGTTCTGCGCGCGCATCTTTGGTCCGATCAAGGACTATGAATGCCTGTGCGGCAAATACAAGCGCATGAAATACCGCGGCGTCGTCTGCGAGAAATGCGGCGTCGAGGTGACGCTGCAGAAGGTGCGCCGCGAACGCATGGGCCATATCGAACTGGCAGCACCCGTTGCGCATATCTGGTTCCTGAAATCGCTGCCGTCCCGCATCGGCCTGATGCTGGACATGACGCTGCGCGATCTGGAACGCGTGCTCTATTTCGAGAACTATGTGGTGATCGACCCGGGCCTGACCGACCTGAGCGAAGGCCAGATGCTCACCGAAGAAGAGTTCATGGACGCCCAGGACGCCTATGGCATGGACGCGTTCAGCGCCAATATCGGCGCCGAGGCGATCCGCGAGATGCTGGCCAAGATCGACCTCGAAAGCGAGGCCGAGCGCCTGCGCGAGGATCTCAAGGAAGCCACCGGCGAACTGAAGCCCAAGAAGATCATCAAGCGCCTGAAGGTGGTCGAGCATTTCATCGAATCCGGCAACCGCCCGGAATGGATGGTGCTGACCGTGATCCCGGTGATCCCGCCGGAACTGCGCCCGCTGGTGCCGCTCGACGGCGGCCGGTTCGCCACGTCCGACCTCAACGACCTCTATCGCCGGGTCATCAACCGCAACAACCGTCTCAAGCGGCTGATCGAGCTGCGCGCGCCCGACATCATCGTGCGCAACGAAAAGCGGATGTTGCAGGAATCGGTCGATGCGCTGTTCGACAACGGCCGTCGCGGTCGGGTCATCACCGGCGCCAACAAGCGGCCGCTGAAATCGCTCTCGGACATGCTCAAGGGCAAACAGGGCCGGTTCCGGCAGAACCTGTTGGGCAAACGCGTGGATTTCTCGGGCCGTTCGGTGATCGTGACCGGTCCGGAACTCAAGCTGCACCAGTGCGGGCTACCCAAGAAGATGGCGCTGGAGCTGTTCAAGCCGTTCATCTATTCGCGGCTCGAGGCCAAGGGCCTGTCCTCGACGGTGAAACAGGCCAAGAAGCTGGTCGAAAAGGAACGTCCCGAGGTCTGGGACATCCTCGACGAGGTGATCCGTGAACATCCGGTCATGCTGAACCGGGCGCCGACGCTGCACCGGCTGGGCATCCAGGCCTTCGAACCCACGCTGATCGAAGGCAAGGCGATCCAGCTGCACCCGCTGGTCTGTTCGGCCTTCAACGCCGACTTCGACGGTGACCAGATGGCCGTGCATGTCCCGCTGAGCCTCGAGGCGCAGCTGGAAGCGCGGGTCCTGATGATGTCGACCAACAACGTGCTGTCGCCGGCCAATGGCAGCCCGATCATCGTGCCGTCGCAGGACATGATCCTCGGGCTCTACTACGTCACCCTCGACCGCGAGGGGATGAAGGGCGAAGGCAAGGTGTTCGGCTCGATCGAAGAGGTGGAACATGCGCTGAACGCGGGCGAGGTGCACCTGCATTCGCGGATCACCGCGCGCATCCCGCAGATCGACGAGGAAGGCAACGAGGTTCTCAAACGCTACGAGACCACGCCGGGCCGCGTGCGGCTGGGCGCGCTGCTGCCGAAAAACGTCAAGGCGCCGTTCGACCTGGTCAACAAGCTGCTGCGCAAGAAAGAGGTGCAGCAGGTGATCGACACCGTCTACCGCTATTGCGGACAGAAGGAATCGGTCATCTTCTGCGACCAGATCATGGTCATGGGCTTCCGCGAAGCGTTCAAGGCCGGCATCTCGTTCGGCAAGGACGACATGGTGATCCCCGAGGACAAATGGGGCATCGTCGAGGACACCCGCGGCCAGGTCAAGGATTTCGAACAGCAATACATGGACGGCCTGATCACCCAGGGTGAGAAATACAACAAGGTTGTCGATGCCTGGTCGAAATGCAACGACCGCGTCACCGATGCGATGATGAACACCATCTCGGCCGTGGCCAAGGACGATGACGGCTCCGACAAGGAACCGAACTCGGTCTACATGATGGCCCATTCCGGCGCGCGGGGCTCGGTCACGCAGATGAAACAGCTGGGCGGGATGCGCGGCCTGATGGCCAAGCCCAACGGCGACATCATCGAAACGCCGATCATCTCGAACTTCAAGGAAGGCCTGACCGTTCTCGAATACTTCAACTCGACCCACGGCGCCCGCAAGGGCCTGTCGGATACCGCGCTGAAGACCGCGAACTCGGGCTACCTGACCCGGCGCCTGGTGGACGTGGCGCAGGATTGCATCGTGCGCCAGCAGGATTGCGGCACCGAGCGGGCGATCACGGCCGAAGCGGCCGTGAACGACGGCGAGGTCGTGGCATCGCTGGCCGAGCGCGTGCTGGGCCGCGTCGCGGCCGACGACATCCTGCGTCCGGGCACCGACGAGGTGATCGTTGCGGCCGGTCAGCTGATCGACGAACGCATGTCCGACACCATCGACGAGGCCGGCGTGCAGTCGGCGCGCATCCGGTCGCCGCTGACCTGCGAGGCCGAGGAAGGCGTCTGTGCCATGTGCTATGGCCGCGACCTGGCCCGTGGCACCATGGTGAACACCGGCGAGGCCGTCGGCATCATCGCCGCGCAGTCGATCGGGGAACCGGGCACCCAGCTGACCATGCGGACCTTCCACATCGGTGGTGTCGCGCAGGGCGGGCAGCAATCCTTCCTCGAAGCCAGCCAGCAGGGTGTTGTCGCGTTCGAGAACGCCAACACGCTGGAAAACGCGGCGGGTGAAGTGCTGGTGATGGGCCGCAACATGAAGCTCGTCATCCGCGACGAGAACGGCGAGGAACGTGCCAGCCACAAGCTGGGCTACGGGACGCGCCTGTTCGTCAAGGACGGCGACAAGGTGGCCCGTGGCGACAAGCTGTTCGAATGGGATCCCTACACCCTGCCGATCATCGCCGAAAAGGCCGGCACCGCCAAGTTCGTCGACCTCGTGGGCGGCATCGCCGTGCGCGATGAAACCGACGATGCGACGGGCATGACCCAGAAGATCGTGATCGACTGGCGCGCCGCGCCCAAGGGCAACGATCTCAAGCCCGAGATCATCCTGGTCGGCGAGGACGGCGAACCGGTGCGCAACGAGGCCGGCAATCCCGTGACCTACCCGATGTCGGTGGACGCGATCCTGTCGGTCGAAGATGGCCAGCAGCTGCAGGCCGGCGACGTGGTGGCGCGGATCCCGCGCGAGGGCGCCAAGACCAAGGACATCACCGGTGGTCTGCCGCGGGTGGCGGAACTGTTCGAGGCGCGCCGTCCCAAGGATCACGCGATCATCGCCGAAATCGACGGCTATGTGCGGTTCGGGCGCGACTACAAGAACAAGCGCCGCATCAGCATCGAACCCGCCGACGAGTCGATGGAACCGGCCGAATACATGGTGCCCAAGGGCAAGCATATCCCGGTGCAGGAAGGCGACTTCGTGCAGAAGGGCGACTATATCATGGACGGTAATCCCGCGCCGCATGACATCCTGTCGATCATGGGTGTCGAGGCGCTCGCCGATTACATGATCGACGAGGTGCAGGATGTCTATCGTCTGCAGGGCGTGAAGATCAACGACAAGCATATCGAGGTGATCGTCCGGCAGATGCTGCAGAAATGGGAGATCCTGGAAAGCGGCGACACCACGCTGCTCAAGGGTGAACATGTCGACAAGCAGGAATTCGACACCGCCAACGAAAAGGCGCTGGCGCAGGGTGCCCGCCCGGCACAGGGCGAACCGATCCTGCTGGGCATCACCAAGGCGTCGCTGCAGACGCGGTCCTTCATCTCGGCGGCGTCCTTCCAGGAAACCACCCGCGTGCTGACCGAAGCCTCGGTTCAGGGCAAGAAGGACAAGCTGGTGGGCCTGAAGGAAAACGTGATCGTCGGCCGCCTGATCCCGGCCGGGACCGGCGGTGCCACCCAGCGGGTGCGCCGGATCGCGCAGGATCGCGACAACGTGGTGATCGAGGCCCGCCGCGAAGAGGCCGAGGCCGCCGCGGCCCTGGCCGCGCCCGCCGAGGACACGATGGGCGATCCCTTTGGCGATACGCTGGTCGAGACGCCCGAAAACCGGGATTGA
- a CDS encoding glycosyltransferase translates to MEPRTRMIGLLRFSVLTPTYYSERFATLEETAAHLFSPDRMALRFRLFEKLCLPSLIRQSDPDFQAVVLTAEAMPEHWLGRLLDLIEPLPNVHCIAVGTGVHYRLLQRGYDAVPLDGATHRILFRLDDDDALDGDFVARTKRLAKGLMQLHGPDTPFAIAHNRGFYLRRDGQGGTEVFDACERAPLSTGTTLVAPVGYPHNPYRFNHRRMAQHFNTWSDITTPAFLRSIHGDNKSKPSQQGLTHRMKDGAIDAALRRHFGLSLAGVKGI, encoded by the coding sequence ATGGAACCCAGAACCAGGATGATCGGGCTGCTGCGCTTTTCGGTGCTGACCCCCACCTATTATTCCGAGCGTTTCGCCACGCTCGAGGAAACCGCCGCGCATCTGTTTTCGCCCGACCGGATGGCGCTGCGGTTCCGCCTGTTCGAAAAGCTGTGCCTGCCGTCGCTCATCCGCCAGTCCGACCCCGATTTCCAGGCGGTCGTGCTGACCGCCGAGGCGATGCCCGAGCATTGGCTGGGGCGGCTGCTGGATCTGATCGAACCTCTGCCGAACGTCCATTGCATCGCCGTCGGCACCGGCGTGCATTACAGGCTGTTGCAGCGCGGCTATGACGCGGTGCCGCTGGACGGGGCCACCCACCGCATCCTGTTCCGGCTCGACGATGACGATGCGCTGGACGGCGATTTCGTCGCCCGCACCAAGCGGCTGGCCAAGGGACTGATGCAGCTGCACGGCCCCGACACGCCCTTTGCCATTGCCCATAATCGCGGCTTCTACCTGCGCCGCGACGGACAGGGCGGCACCGAGGTGTTCGATGCCTGCGAACGCGCGCCGCTGTCGACCGGCACCACGCTGGTGGCGCCCGTGGGGTATCCGCACAATCCCTACCGGTTCAACCACCGCAGGATGGCGCAGCATTTCAACACCTGGTCGGACATCACCACGCCCGCCTTCCTGCGCAGCATCCACGGCGACAACAAATCGAAACCGTCGCAGCAGGGGCTGACCCACAGGATGAAGGATGGCGCCATCGACGCGGCACTGCGGCGCCATTTCGGCCTGTCCCTGGCCGGGGTCAAGGGGATCTGA
- a CDS encoding DMT family transporter translates to MTDNLRGAALMMASMAAFTINDTCIKAIGGDMPLFQILTLRGLGAVVLIYALARHCGALRVRLPRRDWALIGLRSAAEAAAAYFFLTALINMPLANVTAVLQMLPLTVTLGAALVLGEPVGWRRMLAILIGFGGMLLIVRPGPEGFDTHALFALAAVGCVTVRDLSVRRMSARVPSMLVTLSASVAVLVFAAVLSLTEDWTPVSGRSAALLAGSVLFVFFGYLFSVLVMRSAEVSFTAPFRYTGLLCALVLGWLVFDHWPDPLTLLGAAIVVGSGLFALWRERAATRGARAAMRPGS, encoded by the coding sequence ATGACCGACAATCTGCGCGGGGCCGCGCTGATGATGGCCAGCATGGCCGCCTTCACCATCAACGATACCTGCATCAAGGCGATCGGCGGCGACATGCCGCTGTTCCAGATCCTCACGTTGCGCGGGCTGGGCGCGGTGGTGCTGATCTATGCGCTGGCGCGCCATTGCGGCGCGCTGCGGGTGCGCCTGCCGCGTCGCGACTGGGCCCTGATCGGACTGCGCAGCGCGGCCGAGGCGGCGGCGGCCTATTTCTTCCTGACCGCGCTGATCAACATGCCGCTGGCCAATGTCACGGCGGTGCTCCAGATGCTGCCGCTCACCGTGACGCTCGGCGCGGCGCTAGTGTTGGGCGAACCGGTCGGCTGGCGCCGGATGCTGGCGATCCTGATCGGCTTTGGCGGCATGTTGCTGATCGTCCGCCCCGGCCCCGAGGGGTTCGATACCCATGCGCTCTTTGCGCTGGCGGCGGTGGGATGCGTCACCGTGCGCGACCTCAGCGTGCGGCGGATGTCGGCGCGGGTGCCGTCGATGCTGGTGACGCTGTCCGCCTCGGTGGCGGTGCTGGTATTCGCGGCGGTGCTGTCGCTGACCGAGGACTGGACCCCGGTCAGCGGGCGCAGCGCCGCGTTGCTGGCCGGATCGGTGCTGTTCGTTTTTTTCGGTTACCTGTTCAGCGTGCTGGTGATGCGGTCCGCAGAGGTGTCTTTTACCGCGCCGTTCCGCTATACAGGGCTGCTCTGCGCGCTGGTGCTGGGCTGGCTGGTCTTTGACCACTGGCCCGACCCGCTGACATTGCTGGGCGCGGCGATCGTGGTGGGATCGGGTCTGTTTGCGCTGTGGCGGGAACGCGCGGCAACGCGGGGCGCGCGCGCGGCCATGCGCCCCGGTTCCTGA